The region ATCTGTGTTTGCCATTTTCTATCAACCCTAGAGAGGAGCCAGACAGCACAGTTACAAGGAGTACTCACTGGGTTCATCGGATTCTTCCAGGCGATCGCGACCTTGTTCTTTAGCTCGGTATAATCCTCGGTCAGCCGCTTGAATCAGTTGTATTGCTGAACAGTTGTCTTCTGGAAAGGCACAGGCAATGCCTAAGCTGAGGGTAATATAGTCGCTGACCTCAGATTGAGCATGGGGAATGTGTAGTTGCCTGATTTCGTGGCGAATATTTCGGGCTACAGCGATCGCTCCAATTGCATCGGTTTGAGGTAGAATCACCGCAAATTCTTCTCCACCGTAGCGAGCGACTAAATCTTGGGGACGACGGACGGCTCTCTGAATACCTTGGGCAATCTCTTGTAAGCAGCGATCGCCCTGAAGATGGCCGTAGCAATCGTTATAGAGCTTAAAATAATCCACATCCGCCAGAATCAAGGATAAGGGAGTTTGGGCCCGTTTCATTTGTCGGACTTCCCTCTCCAAAGTTTCATCAAAGTAATGACGGTTTGCTAGCTGGGTGAGGCGATCGATACCTGCTAACCGTTGCAATTCTTGATTGGCATCGGTGAGTTCCTGAAACTTTTGAGTTTGTTCCCACCAGCGTTTCACCCGTTGTACTAGGAGCGTGCCATGAATGGGTTTAGCAATCATATCGACAATGCCCAAATTCAAGGCTTGAGTGACCCAATCTGGATCATCTAGGGAATGGAGCATAAAAATCCCTGGAGTCTCGGAGGTCGTTTTGGCATACCACAAGGTTTGCAACTGTTGACAACAGGTGAGGCTATCGCCATCGGAGAGTGAACCATCTAATAAAATAATATCTGGCTCCGTTTGTTGAGCTAGGCGTAACCCAGCTATTGCTCCATCCACTTCAGTGACGGCGTAGCCTTGATTGCTCATCAGGGTACGGATCTCAGAGCG is a window of Roseofilum reptotaenium CS-1145 DNA encoding:
- a CDS encoding GGDEF domain-containing response regulator; translated protein: MLFSIDSHHSSPIKFPVPGSPFELISGGRGNPYAANPPRVLAIAADPQLRSEIRTLMSNQGYAVTEVDGAIAGLRLAQQTEPDIILLDGSLSDGDSLTCCQQLQTLWYAKTTSETPGIFMLHSLDDPDWVTQALNLGIVDMIAKPIHGTLLVQRVKRWWEQTQKFQELTDANQELQRLAGIDRLTQLANRHYFDETLEREVRQMKRAQTPLSLILADVDYFKLYNDCYGHLQGDRCLQEIAQGIQRAVRRPQDLVARYGGEEFAVILPQTDAIGAIAVARNIRHEIRQLHIPHAQSEVSDYITLSLGIACAFPEDNCSAIQLIQAADRGLYRAKEQGRDRLEESDEPSEYSL